AATCAGGACCTTAAAATAAGGTCAGGTTCCTTTCTTCTTTTTCTTAAACCACCATACCATAAAACCGGTAATGGGAAGAGAAGCCCCTATAATGGTGATGAAAAAGTATAAAATTCTTCCCCAAATTCCCCCAAGCGCTGATCCTACATGAAGGTCATAATTAAGTTTCTGAACCTTTGTAGCAAAATCTGCCTTTTCAAATGGAGCGGCATATGCGGAATTATTAATAAGCCTCACCCCCGTATTTCTGTCATAACTGAAACTCTGAAGATCGTAAAACTTACGGTGTGAAGGATATAAGTAAATGCCTATTGTTTCTGCAGAATCTTTAGGAACAGAAAGGTAATATCCTTTTGCTTCTACTCTTCCTATGGCATCTTCCCAGGCCAGCAATATGGATTCCGGTAATTTTTCCGGTTGATAGGAAGTGATATTTTTTAATTCTTTACGTTCTTTATCTGCCGTTTTGCCCAGAGAAGTTGTAAAATAAAGAAACTTATTAAACCAGGGTAACCCATAATACATTCCTGTCATAGAGACTACCAAAAGAATGATGAGGGTATAAAATCCAAAAACATTATGAAGGTCGTAGTTCAGTCTTTTGATCTTGGCGTCCCATTTTACAGAGAAGCTCTGCTTTCGCATTGCTTTTGTCCATTTCTTTGGCCACCATAAGACTAATCCGCTCAGCAAGGTGATAAAAAATATAAAGGTGGAATAATTGATCACCGGCCTGCCAATTTCGGAAGGCAGCCACAAGAAGCGATGCCCCCTTAAAGTCCATTCAAAGAAATCAAATTCTTCTTTAAAGCTTGGTTTGCGGATCACCTCGGCGGTATAAGGATCCAAATGAAGGACATAGCCGGGATTTCTTTTGCCAAACCCTACCATAGCTGCTTTTCCTGTAGGACGCCATATAAACGAGATCTCCTGATCAGGGTAAAGTTTTTTAGCAGTGAGGTAAAGTTCAGCAGGATTAGCCATTGGTTTTCCCGGAGCAGCTTCAATTTTCAAGTCAGGATTGAGCCAGTCTTTGATCTCATCCCGAAAAGACCATGTAACTCCTGTAATACAAATGATAACAATAATAATTCCGGAAAACAGCCCCAGCCACAAATGCAGCCAGGCCGATATTCTGTAGAACAAACTACGGTTATTTTTCTTTTTGGGTTTGGATTTTCCGGTACTCATTTAAAAATTATATGAAAGATTCAGTCTGAAGTTAATCGGATTGGTAGCACGCCATCCGTAGTGGGTATATCCCCATGCTCCAGGATAAAATCCAACATAATTATAACGGTCTGTAAGGTTGTTCACGAGGAATGAAATCTGATAACTGTCTCTTTTATAAGAAACTCCCAAATCCAGGGTAAAGTAATCATCCGGCAGATAAGGGTGATCTGTTACTACCGGCCATGCTGCTCTTTTGGCCTGATATTCATAACCGAAAGAGAAGCCAAGCCCCTCCAGATCTCCTTTAGCAATTGTATATTTGATCCACGCGTTGGTAATATGCTTTGCTGTTCCATAAAGCATCCCTCCTATTTTTTTAGGGTCATTATCTTCTGTCACTTTAGCATCTGTATAAGCGTAATTAAGCAGGATACTCCAATTTTTGCTGATATTCCCATTCAGGTCAAATTCAATTCCTTTAGAGACGCTTTTTCCTGATTGTTCAAAAAGCCCCGGATTGTCAACTCCGGCAGAGGTAAGCATATTGGTTTTAGTAAGATGATAGAAGGTAAGATTGGTCATCAGCTGTCCGTTGAACCAGGTTTTCTTTACTCCAACTTCTGTATTCTTCCCAAAAGAAGGATCTGCCGTACTTCCATTAAGAAGTTTTCCTGTTTGTTCCTGAAAGCTTTCATCGTACAATCCATATAGAGTAAATGTTGGGGTTATCAGCCCTGTAATGCTTACTCTTGGTGTAACCGCTGTATTTTTAACTTCTGCTCCTTTGTCTGCAGCACTGGTTTTTGAAGTAGAAGTATAGCGGAATCCTGCGGCGACTCTTAGTTTATCTTCCAGAAAACGGGCTTCATCCTGCAAATGAAATGAAGTATAAGAATAATCTGTAATATAATTGGCCCCTCGCTCACGAAGTGATTGAGAACGGTCATACACAGGAAGATCAGATTTTTTCAGATTACCGTAAACCGGATTATAAATATTAAATACAGGTCCTACATTCTGTGGAAGCGCAGACCAGTCAGCTACATAGAATTTTTTGCCCATATCTATCCCCGCAAGGATATTATGGTTGATATTTCCTGTTGAAAATTTTCCACGGGTAAATACCTGACCTATGGTGGAGGTATTCAAAGCATCATTAACGCTGATCCCACGGTCTACATCACCTTTTTTCCTTCCTGTTACAGGATTATCAGCCAGAGCAATAGTGTTGTATTTTGCATATAGTGATTCTCCCTGCATCTGGGAACGAACATACCCAAACTGACCC
This genomic window from Chryseobacterium sp. MEBOG06 contains:
- a CDS encoding PepSY-associated TM helix domain-containing protein; its protein translation is MSTGKSKPKKKNNRSLFYRISAWLHLWLGLFSGIIIVIICITGVTWSFRDEIKDWLNPDLKIEAAPGKPMANPAELYLTAKKLYPDQEISFIWRPTGKAAMVGFGKRNPGYVLHLDPYTAEVIRKPSFKEEFDFFEWTLRGHRFLWLPSEIGRPVINYSTFIFFITLLSGLVLWWPKKWTKAMRKQSFSVKWDAKIKRLNYDLHNVFGFYTLIILLVVSMTGMYYGLPWFNKFLYFTTSLGKTADKERKELKNITSYQPEKLPESILLAWEDAIGRVEAKGYYLSVPKDSAETIGIYLYPSHRKFYDLQSFSYDRNTGVRLINNSAYAAPFEKADFATKVQKLNYDLHVGSALGGIWGRILYFFITIIGASLPITGFMVWWFKKKKKGT
- a CDS encoding TonB-dependent receptor, coding for MKKNRLLFSALLFPAAMWAQSTTQITGKVFNSQKQPVASVKVILNNGEAETYTDENGIYKFNNMPAGNYILQVDDPDVAKTYSFTLKENENISHDFTQTTDTYQIVGVNVIANRKTIPSSTLRLGENLLVTPQNIQVIDQRLLNDQQILTTAEGLSRNVSGVRTITHQEEGSVGIAVRGFSASNLRNGMDVSGSFGPLREDMAFVDRVEFVKGPAGFMMGNTQPGGFYNIVTKKPVGREKGNVQLTLGSNSLFRAAADIEKKLSKDGKFWGRLNVMGTKKGSFQQYVEHEQYVINPSFKYIASENTNVTLEYILSQNNFQGGFSKYVYGIEGFKELKRSFSFSDPIMDPTRSWEHNIYGTINHNFNDNWLITGQFGYVRSQMQGESLYAKYNTIALADNPVTGRKKGDVDRGISVNDALNTSTIGQVFTRGKFSTGNINHNILAGIDMGKKFYVADWSALPQNVGPVFNIYNPVYGNLKKSDLPVYDRSQSLRERGANYITDYSYTSFHLQDEARFLEDKLRVAAGFRYTSTSKTSAADKGAEVKNTAVTPRVSITGLITPTFTLYGLYDESFQEQTGKLLNGSTADPSFGKNTEVGVKKTWFNGQLMTNLTFYHLTKTNMLTSAGVDNPGLFEQSGKSVSKGIEFDLNGNISKNWSILLNYAYTDAKVTEDNDPKKIGGMLYGTAKHITNAWIKYTIAKGDLEGLGFSFGYEYQAKRAAWPVVTDHPYLPDDYFTLDLGVSYKRDSYQISFLVNNLTDRYNYVGFYPGAWGYTHYGWRATNPINFRLNLSYNF